The DNA window ACCGAACGACGTCGGGCCGAGGACGAGCTGCGGCTGCAGGAGCACGAGATCGCGCGGCAAGCCGAGGAGCTTCTGGTCCGCGAGGCGGAGCGGGCGGCGCTGCAAGACCAGGTGATCGAGGCGCACCAGGTGGCGATGCGGGAGCTGTCGACGCCGCTCATGCCGATCGCCGATCAGGTGCTGGCGATGCCGCTCGTGGGGACGATCGATCGCGAGCGGTCGCAGCGCATCCTGGAGGTGCTGCTGGACGGGATCTCGGAACAGCAGGCGCACGTGGCGATCCTGGACATCACCGGGGTGCGCGAGGCGAATGGGCAGGTGGCCGATGCGCTGATCCGGGTGGCGCGCGCGGCGCGCTTGCTGGGCGCGGAGGTGGTGCTCACCGGGGTGTCGCCATCGGTGGCGCAGGCGCTGATGGCGGCCGATGTGGACCTGGGTGAGACGCTGACCCTGGGGACGTTGCAAGCAGGGATTTCTTATGCGCTCCGACGAACCGGGGGGGCGTCGGGCGGTGAATGGAGGGGGAGACGCGGGCCGGCTCTGGTCAGCGCGCGCTCGATCCGGTAGCCATCGCCCCGTGGTACCCTGGCGACCCCTTGCCGCCCCGGTCCGTCTCCCGCTGACGCTGTGCGTGGTGTGTGCGTGGATCTGCGGGCTCTTCGCCCCTGCTTCGGCGCGCGCGGAGGCACCAGTCGAGCTGCTGCCGGCCATCCCGCCGGGCTCGCCAGCAGCGGGGGAGGGGGTGGTGCGCAGCGTGATCGTGGTCGAGGCGTCGTCGTCGCTGCGGGCGACGGATCCGAAGGGGCAACGCAAGCTCGCCGCCGAGCTGCACGTGGATCTGTCGCGAGACGGGGACGAGGTCGCGGTGGTCGCGTTCGCAGGGACGGCGCGCGAGGTGACGTCGGGGTTCGTGACGATCCGTTCTCCAGAGGACCGGGCGACGCTCAAGCTGGCGATCCGGGGGATCGGGACGGAGGGGGTGTGGGCCGATTTCTCGGCGGGGCTCGCTGCGGGGCGGAAGCTGCTGGAGGCGGCGCCGGGCAGCCCGTCGGACCGGGAGCTGCTGCTGATCCTGGGCGACGAGAGCTGTGATCCGGATCCGCGTGGGCCGCTGGGGGTGGCGGCGCAGGTGGCGCGGCCGCACCGGATGGATGCGTTCTGCCACGAGAAGGTGCTGAAGGAGATCGTGCCGGCGCTCGGGGGGGCGCCAGTGTTCGCGTTCGGGCTGTCGCGGTCCGCGCCGCGGGCGTTCCTGGAGGCGCTGGGGCGCGCGTCAGGGGGGCTCGGGATGGTGGCGGCGGAGGCGGATGATCTGCCGCGTTTCATCGCGGGGATCCATGCGCGGTTGCGGGGGACGGCGCTGATGAAGGGGGCGCCCGGGGCGGCGATCGAGGTGCACGATGGCGCGGGTTCGCTCGACGTGGCGCTGGTCGCGCCGCGGGGGGCAGGGGCGCGGTTGCTCGACCCGGCCGGGGTGGAGGTGCCGACGCACAACGAGAAGCCCGGAGAGGTGCTGTTCGTGGAAGGGCCCGCGTACCGGCTCTTCAAGGTGGCGAGCCCTGCAGTGGGGGCCTACCGGGTCGCGGGCGGGGCCGGGGGGCGCTTCGTGGCGGTGGAGGGGTCGTCGCTGTGGCTGGAGTTCGTGGACGCGCCCGAGGTCGCCGAGGTGGGCAAGGAGATCGAGGTGCGGGTGCGCCTCGCGTCGGCGTCCGGGGAGCTGCCGTCGCTGGCGTTCCTGGATCGGCACGAGCTCCACCTGCGCGGCGCGCAGGCGGCGTCCGGGGAGCTGGGCTGCTCGGGGCAGCTCGCGACGGTGAAGCCGGTGCTGCTGCGGCGGGGCGCCGACGGGATCTACCGGGCGCGCCAGGCGCCGCGCGCGCGGGGGGAGCTGTGCTTCCAGGCGGAGCTCGTGCCGGGTCCGGGCGGGATGCTGACGCGACGGAGCGCGCCGCTGGTGGTGCGGGCGGTGCCTCGGCTGAAGCTCGTGGCCGCCGGGATGCCAGCGTTCGCGCCGGTGGTGCAAGGCCAGGCGGTGGAGGCGATGCTGTCCCTGGAGGGGAGCGAGATCGCGGTGCCGCTGGAGGCGCAGCTTTCGCTGGAGGGAGGGCCAGGGCTGTCGCTGTCGCCGGCGTCGATCGCGCTGACGGCGGAGGGGCCGCGCGTGTTCACGCTGCGGGTGGAGGCGGATCCAGCGGCCGAGGGGGGGCCTCGGTCGGTGAAGCTGGAGGTGCGCCCCGTGAAGCCGAAGGGGCACGAGACGAGGGCGATCCTGCTCGAGGGGGAGGTGACGGTCGTCCCGTTGACGTTCTGGGAGCGCACGCACCCGTGGATCGCGGTGGGCTCGGGGGGGCTCGTGCTGCTCCTGTTCGGGCTGGGGTTGTTCTTGCCGCCGCGCTTCGGTCGTCGGCTGGTGCTGCGCTACGAGGATCGGCGCGCGCCGGAGGTGCCGCGCACGGGGACGTGCGTGCTCCGGAAGCAGGCGCGGGCGGGCTTCTACCGGGGCGCGCGGCTGCTTCTGGGGGCGGCGGGGCCGGTGCGGACGGGCGCGGTCGTGGAGCTGCGGCCCGCGTCGGGGGGCGGGGTGGTGGCGCGGCCGCTGGGGGGCAAGGTCGTGCGGGAGATCCCGGCGGAGGATGCGGTGGCGCTGGGGGAGCCGCGTGAGGTGCGGGCGGTGGTGCTGAAGGACGGGGTGTTCCGCTGCGCGCCGTCGGCACGCTACGAGGTCATCGACACCGGGCTGGTGTTCTGGATCGAGGTGGGGCGGTAAAGAAGGGCGGGGTCCTGGAGGGCCGGTGTCCGGCGCGCAGGCCTTCGCTCAGTCCTCGACCCGGCTCATGTTGCGGATGCAGTAGGAGAGGGCGGCGCGCAGGTTGCGGTGGGTGACGATCTGGGAGAGGTCGGCGCCGAGGGTGATCATGGTCTGGGCGACGGTGGGGCGGATGCCGGCAACGATGCCTTCGGCGCCGAGCAGGCGGATGGCGTTGACGAGGCGGAGCAGGTAGCCGGCGACGCCGGTGTCGACGACCTCGACGCCGGTGAGGTCGAGGACGGCGTAGCGGGCCTGGCTCTGGGTGATGCGGTCGAGGAGGTTGTCCATGACCTCGGCGGTGCGGCTGCTGTCGAGGACGCCGAGCATGGGGAGGGTGAGCACGCCGTCCCAGACCTCGATGATGGGGGTGGAGAGGCGGCGGATGATCTCCTGCTGCTGTTCGATCTTGGCGAGGCGTTCGCGGAGTTCGTCTTCGGCTTTGCGGACGCGGGTGATGTCGATGGAGAAGCCGAGGACCATGACCTGCTCGCCCCGGGCGTCGCGGATGGGGACCACCCAGCTCTCCCAGTGAACTCCTTGGGCGGAGCTGAGGTAGTGGCTGCTCTCGCCCGTGAGGGCGCTGCGGACGTGCTCCATCGCCACCTTCGACTCGCCGTAGACCTCGAAGATGTTCTGCGTCACGAAGTGGCCCTGCGAGAGGCCGACCACCTCCAGCGCTTTGCCCTGCTGGTAGGTCAGGGTGCCCTGGAGATCGCAGCCCCAGATGACGGCGGGGAGGTGATCCGAGAGCGCGTCGAGGAGCAGCTCCTTGGTGCGCGGGGGGCTCTCGGCTTCGCACCGGAAGGCGCCGTGGATGCCGCTGCCGTCCTCGGTACGGGCGGCGTGGAACCGCACGGTCTCGTAGTCTCCTTGCGCGTCACGCACGCGGACGTCGAGCCCTTCGGGCGTGGTGCTCTGCGCGAGGCGCGCCCAGGCGGCTTCGAAGAGGGCCCTGTCCTGGATGTGCACGAGGTCGTGGAGCCGGGCCCCGGGTTCACCTCCCGCGCCCAGGTGGCGTCGCAGCGCCGCGCTGGTGAGCTCCAGCCGTCCGTCGACGGTGGCGACGAAGAGCAGCTCGGGACACGTCGAGAAGAATGAATCCAGCAATGCGCTCGGTGTGTCTACGCCCACAGGGAACTCCGGGTCGTGTGCCAACGGTTCGGCGTATCAGAAGGGCACCCGAGGCGAAAGGCGACAGGGGAGTAAACCCCGCGTGATGAAACCACTTTTTCGGTGTCGGGAGTGTGTGGAGACGCACGGGGGATGCCCTGCGGGTAGGGGCCATGACGTGCGCGCAAATGTTGCCGGCTGCCTCGTTCGAGCATCCACGCATCACCCCATTGCAATGGGACGAGCGAGGTCGGTGCAGGATGGGCTCGTCCTGCGTTCGGGCGAACCGGACGGTGGGTGTTTCAATCGTGCGGGCGCTGCCGTGAAGGCTTGGTGTCGGGGGCGCCGAGCGCACCGAGCGCACCGAGCGCACCGGGGGCACCACGAGGAGACATCTGGCGGATGCAGTAAGAGAGGGCGGCGCGCAGGTTGCGGTGGGTGACGATCTGGGAGAGGTCGGCGCCGAGGGTGATCATGGTCTGGGCGACGGTGGGGCGGATGCCGGCGACGATGCCTTCAGCGCCGAGCAGGCGGATGGCGTTGACGAGGCGGAGCAGGTAGCCGGCGACGCCGGTGTCGACGACCTCGACGCCGGTGAGGTCGAGGACGGCGTAGCGGGCCTGGCTCTGGGTGATGCGGTCGAGGAGGTTGTCCATGACCTCGGCGGTGCGGGTGCTGTCGAGGACGCCGAGCATGGGGAGGGTGAGCACGCCGTCCCAGACCTCGATGATGGGGGTGGAGAGGCGGCGGATGATCTCCTGCTGCTGTTCGATCTTGGCGAGACGATCGCGGAGCGCGTCCTCGGCGTTGCGGACGCGGGTGATGTCGATGGAGAAGCCGAGGACCATGACCTGATCGCCGTGGGCGTCGCGGATGGGGACCACCCAGCTCTCCCAGTGAATCTCCCCCGTCGTCGTGAAGTAGTGGGTAAGCTCGCCGTTGATGGCTCGGTGGACGTTCTCCGTCACCCTGGGCACGTCGCCATAGACGTCGAAGATGCTGTGGCCCAGGAAGTGATTCTGTCGCAGCCCGAGTGTGTCCAGGACCTGGCCCTCCTGGTAGATGAAGGTGCCCGCGAGATTGCAACCCCAGATGACTGCAGGGAGGTGCTTTGCGAGGGCCTCGAGGAGGAGCTCCTTGATGCGTGGGGGGCTCTCGAGGTCGAGTCGCAGCGAGCCGTGAATGGCGGTGCCGTCCTGCGTGCAGGCCGCATGGAGCGTCGCCATTCCATAGGCGCCCTGCACGTCCCGCAAGCGCACGTCGAGCCTCTCGGCGGTGGTGCTCTGCCGCAGGCGCGCCAGGGCCGCTTCGGCGAGAGGTCTGTCCTTCGGGTGGATGAGATCGAGGAGCTGAGCCCCTGCCTCTCCCCCCGCACCCACGTGGTGCCGCAGCGCCGCGCTGGTGAGCTCCAGCCGTCCGTCGATGGCGGCGACGAAGAGCAGCTCGGGACAAGTCGAGAAGAATGAATCCAGCAATGCGCTCGGTGTGTTTGCGGCCACAAGAAACTCCAGGTCGCGTACCAATGGTCCGACGTATCAGATGACCACTCCCTCCGGAAGGCGACTGCGGGGAATCCATGCGTGCCAGGCGTACTCTGGCGATTGCGAGCGTGTGTGGACTCGCACAGCGTACGTGAACCCGGTGCGCGTCATGACCTGAGCGCAAATCTTGCCGGCATGTCGCGTTGACCTCCCACGACGACGGAATGGGACGAGGCGGTATGCAGGTGGGGCGGCGAGGCGAGCGAGGCCGTTGCTGAACGCGACCGGCGACCGTTGGGGGCATCCGCGGGGCGGAGCGTCAATCGTGGGGGCGAGGCGTCGAGGGCGACGGGGAGGACATCTGCCGGATGCAGTGAGAGAGGGCGGCGCGCAGGTTGCGGTGGGTGACGATCTGAGAGAGGTCGGCGCCGAGGGTGATCATGGTCTGGGCGACGGTGGGGCGGATGCCGGCGACGATGCCTTCGGCGCCGAGCAGGCGGATGGCGTTGACGAGGCGGAGCAGGTAGCCGGCGACGCCGGTGTCGACGACCTCGACGCCGGTGAGGTCGAGGATGGCGTAGCGGGCCTGGCTCTGGGCGACGCGATCGAGGAGGTTGTCCATGACCTCGGCGGTGCGGGTGCTGTCGAGGACGCCGAGCATGGGGAGGGTGAGCACGCCGTCCCAGACCTCGATGATGGGGGTGGAGAGGCGACGGATGACCTCTTGCTGGTGCTCGATCTCGGTGAGCCGCAGGCGGAGCTCTTCCTCGGCTTTGCGGACGCGGGTGATGTCGATGGTGAAGCCGAGGATCATGACCCGCTCCCCGTGGGCGTCGAAGATGGGGATGAGCCAGTTCTCCCAGTGAAACCCCTGCAGGTAGGTGAGGTAGTGGATGCTCTCGCCAGCGAGGGCGCGGCGCACGTACTCGCCCAGGCCCTCGACGTTGCCGTAGAGGTCGAGGAGGTTCTGTCCCACGAACTCGCCGCGCTTCACGCCGAGCATCTCCAGGGCTTTGCCCTCCTGGTAGACGAGGGTGCCGTCGCCGGAGCAGCCCCAGATGGCTGCAGGGAGGTTCTCTGCCATCGCGTCGAGGAGGAGTTCCTTGGTGCGGGGAGGGCAGACCGCTTCTAGCCGGAAGGCGCCGTGGATGGCGGTGCCGTCCTCGGTGCGGGCTGCATGGCACCTCACCATGGTGAACACCCCGTGCGTGTCACGCAGGCGGACGTCGAGCCGCTCCGGCGTGGTGCTCGACGAGAGGCGCGCCCAGGCGGTCTCGAAGACGGGCTTGTCCTCGGGGTGGATGAGGTCGAGGAGGTGGACCCCGGGCTCACCCCCGGCGCCGAGGTGGCGCCGCATCGCCGCGCTGGAGAGCTGGAGCTTTGCGTCGAGGGTGGCGACGAACAGCAGCTCGGGACACGTCGAGAAGAACGAATCCAGCAATGCGCTCGGTGTATCTACGCCCACAGGAATCTCCGGGTCGCGCGTCAATGGTCCGGCGTATCAGAACGCCATTCATTACGGAAGGCGACAGCGATGAGCCCGGCGGGGTGACCGCTCTTTTCAATGAGGGATTGTGGGGAGACGCACGGGTAATGCCGTGCGGGTATGCAGCATGACGTGAGGGCGGGGTTACGTGGTGGTGCCCCGGTCCCGCATGACGGCGATGCAATGGGAGAGGGCGGCGCGCAGGTTGCGGTGGGTGACGATCTGGGTCAGGTCGGCGCCGAGGGCGACGATGGTTTGCGCGACGGTGGGGCGGATGCCGGCGACGATGCCCTCGGCCCCGAGGAGGCGGATGGCGCTGATGAGCTGGACGAGGTAGCCGGCCACCCGGGTGTCGACGACCTCGACGCCGGTGAGGTCGAGGATGGCGAAGCTCGCGCCACGCTGGTTGATGTGGGTGAGCACGCTCTGCAGGACGTCGGCGGTGCGGGCGCTGTCGAGGACGCCGAGCA is part of the Chondromyces crocatus genome and encodes:
- a CDS encoding PAS domain S-box protein, translated to MSDPRTQALEEEVERLRAQVAALESEASGLREERDRFRRLCDLSPNVIYLYDLDESRNLYANRQLAELLGYGTEDMLRMGGTLMATIGHPDDMAVMPEHIGRLRQARDGDVLEVAYRCQRPDGSWRWLLSKDIVFGRDEAGRPRWILGVVEDVTERRRAEDELRLQEHEIARQAEELLVREAERAALQDQVIEAHQVAMRELSTPLMPIADQVLAMPLVGTIDRERSQRILEVLLDGISEQQAHVAILDITGVREANGQVADALIRVARAARLLGAEVVLTGVSPSVAQALMAADVDLGETLTLGTLQAGISYALRRTGGASGGEWRGRRGPALVSARSIR
- a CDS encoding vWA domain-containing protein, with the translated sequence MVPWRPLAAPVRLPLTLCVVCAWICGLFAPASARAEAPVELLPAIPPGSPAAGEGVVRSVIVVEASSSLRATDPKGQRKLAAELHVDLSRDGDEVAVVAFAGTAREVTSGFVTIRSPEDRATLKLAIRGIGTEGVWADFSAGLAAGRKLLEAAPGSPSDRELLLILGDESCDPDPRGPLGVAAQVARPHRMDAFCHEKVLKEIVPALGGAPVFAFGLSRSAPRAFLEALGRASGGLGMVAAEADDLPRFIAGIHARLRGTALMKGAPGAAIEVHDGAGSLDVALVAPRGAGARLLDPAGVEVPTHNEKPGEVLFVEGPAYRLFKVASPAVGAYRVAGGAGGRFVAVEGSSLWLEFVDAPEVAEVGKEIEVRVRLASASGELPSLAFLDRHELHLRGAQAASGELGCSGQLATVKPVLLRRGADGIYRARQAPRARGELCFQAELVPGPGGMLTRRSAPLVVRAVPRLKLVAAGMPAFAPVVQGQAVEAMLSLEGSEIAVPLEAQLSLEGGPGLSLSPASIALTAEGPRVFTLRVEADPAAEGGPRSVKLEVRPVKPKGHETRAILLEGEVTVVPLTFWERTHPWIAVGSGGLVLLLFGLGLFLPPRFGRRLVLRYEDRRAPEVPRTGTCVLRKQARAGFYRGARLLLGAAGPVRTGAVVELRPASGGGVVARPLGGKVVREIPAEDAVALGEPREVRAVVLKDGVFRCAPSARYEVIDTGLVFWIEVGR
- a CDS encoding STAS domain-containing protein, translated to MLDSFFSTCPELLFVATVDGRLELTSAALRRHLGAGGEPGARLHDLVHIQDRALFEAAWARLAQSTTPEGLDVRVRDAQGDYETVRFHAARTEDGSGIHGAFRCEAESPPRTKELLLDALSDHLPAVIWGCDLQGTLTYQQGKALEVVGLSQGHFVTQNIFEVYGESKVAMEHVRSALTGESSHYLSSAQGVHWESWVVPIRDARGEQVMVLGFSIDITRVRKAEDELRERLAKIEQQQEIIRRLSTPIIEVWDGVLTLPMLGVLDSSRTAEVMDNLLDRITQSQARYAVLDLTGVEVVDTGVAGYLLRLVNAIRLLGAEGIVAGIRPTVAQTMITLGADLSQIVTHRNLRAALSYCIRNMSRVED
- a CDS encoding STAS domain-containing protein produces the protein MAANTPSALLDSFFSTCPELLFVAAIDGRLELTSAALRHHVGAGGEAGAQLLDLIHPKDRPLAEAALARLRQSTTAERLDVRLRDVQGAYGMATLHAACTQDGTAIHGSLRLDLESPPRIKELLLEALAKHLPAVIWGCNLAGTFIYQEGQVLDTLGLRQNHFLGHSIFDVYGDVPRVTENVHRAINGELTHYFTTTGEIHWESWVVPIRDAHGDQVMVLGFSIDITRVRNAEDALRDRLAKIEQQQEIIRRLSTPIIEVWDGVLTLPMLGVLDSTRTAEVMDNLLDRITQSQARYAVLDLTGVEVVDTGVAGYLLRLVNAIRLLGAEGIVAGIRPTVAQTMITLGADLSQIVTHRNLRAALSYCIRQMSPRGAPGALGALGALGAPDTKPSRQRPHD
- a CDS encoding PAS domain-containing protein, which codes for MLDSFFSTCPELLFVATLDAKLQLSSAAMRRHLGAGGEPGVHLLDLIHPEDKPVFETAWARLSSSTTPERLDVRLRDTHGVFTMVRCHAARTEDGTAIHGAFRLEAVCPPRTKELLLDAMAENLPAAIWGCSGDGTLVYQEGKALEMLGVKRGEFVGQNLLDLYGNVEGLGEYVRRALAGESIHYLTYLQGFHWENWLIPIFDAHGERVMILGFTIDITRVRKAEEELRLRLTEIEHQQEVIRRLSTPIIEVWDGVLTLPMLGVLDSTRTAEVMDNLLDRVAQSQARYAILDLTGVEVVDTGVAGYLLRLVNAIRLLGAEGIVAGIRPTVAQTMITLGADLSQIVTHRNLRAALSHCIRQMSSPSPSTPRPHD